AGGAATCCGATGGCCGCGCCCACCATCGCGCCGCAGAATATCGTGAGTTCCGCGACCTGGGGCATCCGTTGAAGCTCAAGATAGGAGGCAAACGCGGCGTGTCCGCTGACGTACGTGAGCACGGCCAGAGCGCCGGCAGCGATGACGGTGCAGCCGATGGCCAGGCCGTCTAATCCGTCGGTCAGGTTGACCGCATTGCTCGAACCGACGATGACGATGACCACAAAGCCGATGAAGGGCAGGAAGGCGATGGGCCAGAGATAGGGATTGTGGAGGAGCGCGCTGATCACCAGGTCCGGGCGGTAGGTCTTGAAGAACGGGACGATCAGGTGCGTCGAGTAGTTCCCTCGTGCCTGCAGCAACACCAGCACGACCGCGATAATGGTGCTCAATAGTATCTGGAGCATCAGCTTGGAGCGCCCGGTAAGTCCCAGGTTGCGATGGTGGACGACCTTCAAGTAATCATCGGCGAAGCCGATGGAGCCAAAGGCTATGGTCGCGATCACCGCGACCCACACGAAGGGATTGCTCAGGTCGGCCCAGAGCATGGTCGGCACCACGATGGCGATGCAGATGAGCACGCCGCCCATGGTCGGAGTTCCCGCCTTCTTCTGATGCGCCTTGGGGCCTTCCTCGCGGATGTACTGGCCGATCTGGAACTCGCGGAGCTGGCGGATGACGGAGGGTCCGACGATGAGCGCCATGAACAACGCGGTCAGGCTGCCGAAAGCGGTGCGGAAGGTAAGGTAACGGAAAAGGCGGAACGGTCCGAAGTGCGGTTGAAGTACCTGGTACAGCAGCCAATAGAGCAAATCGTTTCTCCGCCTCTGCCCGCAGGGGCTCTCGCCCAAGTGTTACATGGATAGGGGGCCGCCGCCCATGCCATCCCGTGTTCCCGGTCTATTACTTCGCGTCTGCGAGGCGCGATCGCCAGGCATCCAACGCGCGCTCCAGCTTGACGCCGCGCGAAGCCTTGAGCAGGATCGCGTCGCCGCGCTGCGTCTCGCGCGCCAGCCACTCGCCCGCCTGTTCGGGCGACTCCAGGAATTCGGCGCGGAGCCCGGCTTGTTTCGCTGCGGCGACGATCTCAGTCGCCAATCCACGCACTCCGACCACGACGTCGATTTTCTGCTCCGCCATGTAGGCGCCCGTGCGGCGGTGCAGTTCGGGGGACGTGGGTCCGAGTTCCAGCATCTCGCCGGCAACCACGATGCGCCGCTTGGCGGGCATGCTTGCCAGCACGTCCACCATGGCGTTCATCGCCTTCGGGTTGGCATTGTAACAATCGTTGATGACGGTAGCGCCGCCCAGTTCGAGCAGTTGCCCGCGCTTATCCTGCGCCTGGAGCGTGGCCAGCGCCGCCGCAGCTTCCGAGGGCTTGATGCCGCGTTCCAGCGCCGCCGCGATGGCCGCCAGCGCATTGTAGACATTGTGCTTGCCGACGAGCGGGAGCGAGGCGCGCTCGCGCACGCTGCCGACCACGATGTCGAAGACCGACCCTTCCGCGCCGCGGTGCAAGATGTTCTCGGCTCGCACGTCGGCCGTCGCACCCAGACCGAAGGTCACGACCTTGCCGTGGA
The window above is part of the Terriglobia bacterium genome. Proteins encoded here:
- the mraY gene encoding phospho-N-acetylmuramoyl-pentapeptide-transferase → MLYWLLYQVLQPHFGPFRLFRYLTFRTAFGSLTALFMALIVGPSVIRQLREFQIGQYIREEGPKAHQKKAGTPTMGGVLICIAIVVPTMLWADLSNPFVWVAVIATIAFGSIGFADDYLKVVHHRNLGLTGRSKLMLQILLSTIIAVVLVLLQARGNYSTHLIVPFFKTYRPDLVISALLHNPYLWPIAFLPFIGFVVIVIVGSSNAVNLTDGLDGLAIGCTVIAAGALAVLTYVSGHAAFASYLELQRMPQVAELTIFCGAMVGAAIGFLWYNAHPAEIFMGDVGSLALGGAIGTVAVIIKQELLLPFIGGIFVIEALSVIIQVVSYKTRKKRVFKMAPLHHHFELLGWSESKIIVRFWIASLVFALFALTTLKLR